Proteins from a single region of Gordonia hongkongensis:
- a CDS encoding carbohydrate ABC transporter permease: MATAVSTPPPDTTPKAPLTSSRDHVTRAEGWRRRGPLLPALIFLIVVTQIPFVFTLYYSTQSWNLVRPDSRAFVGLDNYVAVFGDSQFWRVTVNTILLIVGTVLISVLLGLMFALLLDRKFLGRGVVRTLLITPFLVTPVAAALLWKTSLLSPTNGLVNWALSPFGIETDWLSEFPLMSVMAELVWQWTPFMMLLILAGLQSMPRDIQEAARVDGATSFRLFRELTLPHLRRFIELGAVLGAIYLVNTFDAVYMMTSGGPGVSSSNLSYYIYQRAFLGFDIGQAAAMGVVTVIGTIVVATLALRLIFKSFSGTEEPA; encoded by the coding sequence ATGGCCACCGCAGTCTCCACTCCACCACCCGACACGACCCCGAAGGCACCGCTGACGTCCTCGCGTGATCACGTCACGCGCGCCGAGGGCTGGCGGCGTCGCGGCCCGCTCCTGCCGGCCCTGATCTTCTTGATCGTGGTCACGCAGATCCCGTTCGTGTTCACGCTGTACTACTCCACCCAGTCATGGAACCTGGTACGTCCGGATTCGCGTGCGTTCGTCGGTCTCGACAACTATGTCGCGGTCTTCGGCGACAGTCAGTTCTGGCGGGTGACGGTCAACACGATCCTGCTGATCGTCGGCACGGTGCTCATCTCGGTGCTCCTCGGTCTGATGTTCGCCCTTCTGCTCGACCGGAAGTTTTTGGGCCGGGGCGTGGTTCGGACACTGCTCATCACGCCGTTCCTGGTGACCCCGGTGGCGGCTGCGCTGCTGTGGAAGACGAGCTTGCTCTCGCCGACCAACGGACTCGTCAACTGGGCGCTGAGTCCGTTCGGTATCGAGACCGACTGGCTGTCGGAGTTCCCGCTGATGAGCGTGATGGCCGAATTGGTCTGGCAGTGGACGCCGTTCATGATGCTGCTGATCCTCGCGGGCCTGCAGTCGATGCCCCGTGACATCCAGGAAGCGGCACGCGTCGACGGCGCCACGAGCTTCCGGCTCTTCCGGGAACTCACACTCCCGCATCTGCGCCGGTTCATCGAACTGGGTGCGGTGCTCGGGGCCATCTACCTGGTGAACACCTTCGACGCGGTGTACATGATGACCTCCGGTGGTCCGGGTGTCTCCAGTTCGAATCTGTCGTACTACATCTACCAGCGCGCGTTCCTCGGCTTCGACATCGGCCAGGCCGCGGCGATGGGTGTCGTGACGGTGATCGGCACGATCGTCGTCGCCACGCTCGCCCTGCGACTGATCTTCAAA